A genome region from Myroides fluvii includes the following:
- a CDS encoding BCCT family transporter, giving the protein MSFFPKIRTTLSKGVILPSLLFIVGISLLAAVLPSQTNQLLNSIKNFIFINLNGVYVWSVTAFILFLIYLMFSKYGTIKLGSNNSKPEYSFFSWISMLFAAGMGIGLMYFSVAEPIQHFSNEAFSEHTVVQRARDAQMYTFFHWGIHAWAIYAIVGLALSYFAYRYKLPLSLRSCFYPLLKDRIKGKWGNTIDVFALCSTFFGITTTLGFGVVQINSGLQQLGIVPENNFIYQILIVAVLVSLSIISAVSGLDKGVKLLSSINIIAVVILLLFVLILGPTVYLIGSFTEGIGHYITNFFNLTFNTHAFDEKTQPWFYDWTILYWAWWISWSPYVGLFIAKISKGRTIKEYIAAVLLLPTLFNFIWMSVFGNSAIWFDMHIANGALSAIASNPDVLMFKFLDYLPLSQITSFLTILIIIIFFVTSADSGMYVMNSIATKNAKISPKWQTIGWGILLATLSLLLLNAGGLAALQSMTLITALPFSIIMLLFIISLIKALTIDQKYYDTDFSSTTITWSGDTWKERLKQIVSFDDKQTVHEFIDTTVKKAFEDLEAEFAKNNIDAKINRYDHPYKLEIEIKHDLINNFIYGVKTESKIVADYLLAEDNLPDVDSNKTFYPMSYFGDQRQGYDVHIFTKNELISDVLKHYERFIEIISENKNEMFVSSNTNHKLR; this is encoded by the coding sequence ATGTCTTTTTTCCCAAAAATAAGAACAACCTTAAGCAAAGGAGTTATTCTGCCTAGCTTATTATTCATTGTTGGAATAAGTCTGCTAGCTGCTGTATTACCGAGCCAAACCAACCAACTGCTAAATAGTATTAAAAATTTCATTTTTATCAATCTGAATGGGGTATACGTTTGGTCTGTAACAGCATTTATACTCTTTCTCATTTACTTGATGTTTAGTAAATACGGTACGATTAAACTCGGAAGTAATAATAGCAAACCTGAATACTCTTTTTTCTCTTGGATTTCAATGCTATTTGCAGCAGGAATGGGAATCGGTCTAATGTATTTTAGTGTAGCAGAACCCATCCAACATTTTTCAAATGAGGCCTTTAGTGAGCATACGGTCGTACAACGCGCTAGAGATGCTCAAATGTATACCTTCTTTCACTGGGGAATTCACGCTTGGGCTATCTATGCCATAGTGGGATTAGCACTGTCTTATTTTGCTTACCGATATAAACTTCCACTATCCCTTAGAAGTTGCTTCTATCCCTTGTTAAAAGATAGGATAAAGGGAAAATGGGGAAATACAATTGATGTTTTTGCGCTTTGCAGTACTTTTTTTGGTATTACCACTACGTTGGGTTTTGGAGTTGTTCAAATAAACTCTGGTCTTCAGCAATTGGGAATCGTTCCAGAAAATAATTTCATCTATCAAATACTCATTGTAGCTGTCTTGGTATCTTTGTCCATTATTTCTGCTGTAAGCGGTTTAGACAAAGGGGTAAAACTACTAAGCAGTATTAATATTATTGCCGTTGTGATTTTATTGCTTTTCGTATTAATCTTAGGACCAACTGTCTATTTGATTGGAAGCTTTACAGAAGGAATAGGACATTATATTACCAATTTTTTCAATCTAACATTTAACACACACGCTTTCGATGAAAAAACCCAACCCTGGTTTTATGATTGGACTATTTTATATTGGGCATGGTGGATCTCTTGGTCTCCTTATGTAGGACTCTTTATAGCCAAAATTTCAAAAGGGAGAACCATAAAAGAATATATCGCAGCTGTATTACTCTTACCCACCTTATTTAACTTTATTTGGATGTCGGTATTTGGAAATAGCGCCATTTGGTTTGATATGCACATCGCAAATGGAGCTTTAAGCGCTATTGCTAGTAATCCTGATGTTTTGATGTTTAAATTCTTAGATTATTTACCGCTAAGCCAAATTACTAGTTTTCTAACCATTTTAATTATTATTATATTTTTTGTCACATCGGCTGATTCTGGGATGTATGTTATGAATAGTATTGCTACAAAAAATGCTAAAATATCACCCAAATGGCAAACCATTGGCTGGGGTATCTTATTAGCTACCCTATCGTTGTTGCTTTTAAATGCAGGAGGACTCGCTGCTTTACAAAGCATGACACTTATTACGGCTCTTCCATTTTCAATAATTATGCTTTTGTTTATTATCAGCTTAATTAAAGCTTTAACCATTGACCAAAAATATTATGACACTGATTTTTCTAGTACAACAATTACTTGGTCTGGAGACACGTGGAAAGAAAGACTAAAACAAATTGTTTCATTTGATGATAAACAAACCGTACATGAATTTATTGACACCACAGTAAAAAAAGCGTTTGAAGATCTCGAAGCAGAATTTGCAAAAAATAATATCGATGCCAAAATTAACAGGTATGATCATCCTTATAAACTGGAAATAGAAATTAAACACGATCTTATCAACAACTTCATTTATGGAGTGAAAACAGAATCTAAAATTGTTGCAGACTACCTATTAGCTGAAGATAACTTACCCGATGTAGATTCCAATAAAACATTTTATCCCATGTCTTACTTTGGTGATCAACGTCAAGGGTATGATGTTCATATTTTCACTAAAAATGAACTTATTTCAGATGTGCTAAAACACTATGAGCGCTTTATTGAAATTATCTCAGAAAACAAAAACGAAATGTTTGTAAGTAGTAATAC